GATGATCTTCCCTGCGTCAATAAATACGATGCGGTCGGCAATCCTGAGTATGCTGGATACCTCATGGGTGATGATCACCACCGACATACCCATCTGGTCCCGGAGGTTCAATATCAGTTCATCCAGGGTAGACAGGGAGATGGGATCCAGGCCGGCTCCCGGCTCGTCACAAAACAACAGGGGAGGATCCATCACGATGGCCCGGGCCAGGGCAGCTCTTTTCAGCATGCCGCCGCTCAACTGGGAAGGGTAAAGGTGATAGGCACCCGGAAGGTTGACCAGCTGCAGCTTGCTCCAAACAATACGGGCAATCAGCTCATCGCTCAGGTTGGTATGCTGCTCCAGGGGCAGGGCAATGTTCTCTCCAACAGTCAGGGAGTTCAACAGCCCACCGTTTTGATAGAACACCCCCATCTGAAGGTACAATTGCTTTTGCTGTTTCTCATCCAACTCCATCATGTTTTGGCCGAGAATATGAACCGATCCTTTCCGGCCTTCATAGAGTCCAAGCATATGTTTGAGAAGCACCGATTTGCCGGCTCCACTGCCGCCCAGAACAACGGTGATGTCTTTCTCCCGGGCCTCAAAGGAGACATCGGATAATATTTCCTTCTCGCCGAATGAGGCGGATAATTCACTTACCTCTATGATTTTTCTGGATGCCATACGTCGTTTTTAATAAAACA
This genomic window from Bacteroidales bacterium contains:
- a CDS encoding ATP-binding cassette domain-containing protein; its protein translation is MASRKIIEVSELSASFGEKEILSDVSFEAREKDITVVLGGSGAGKSVLLKHMLGLYEGRKGSVHILGQNMMELDEKQQKQLYLQMGVFYQNGGLLNSLTVGENIALPLEQHTNLSDELIARIVWSKLQLVNLPGAYHLYPSQLSGGMLKRAALARAIVMDPPLLFCDEPGAGLDPISLSTLDELILNLRDQMGMSVVIITHEVSSILRIADRIVFIDAGKIIFQGQLKEALESNIKQVHSFFEKGRSLPPV